From the Populus nigra chromosome 13, ddPopNigr1.1, whole genome shotgun sequence genome, the window ttagttatgttttcacttttatcttttaatattatattgtttgggaattgagttttataatttttttttaatttgctttcagtggagttattatagtctcattatttattttcctcGATTTCAACTTTGAATATTAGATCCGTTAGAAATGGAGCttcacaattttttattttctttttatgaatttatttcaatattatgACTCATGTAGCGAATTTAACAGGTTAGTTGATGTTaacttagtttttgtttttttaattaattttgttttcaatttcatacttcaaTATAGGTTTGgttggaaattgattttttttatttgtttttttatggggttatctcaTCTTATGACTCAAGTTGTAAATTTGGTAGGTTAACTTGAATTtacttggatattttttttaatttaatattttaatttttaatttaaccttttaacattggattgattaggaattgactttcataatttattttgattttttttctatgaagttatcacggtcttatgacccgagtcataaatttaataagttatcTCAAGCCAATCTAATATATTGTAAtctcaatataataaaaaaacaattccatctaatacattatattttaagtttatgattaaattttttttattagaaaacatattaataatacttgaaaaaattcttttattaaaaaaaattgattcaactGCACCACGACGGGAGTCAATAATctagttaattatatatttgctTTGTGAGTTGATAGTGTATgagatcaatttaaaataaaataaaactaggcCCATCTTTCCAATGCATGGCAATAAATTATATCCTTCGAATATGAAGAAGAAGGTTGACTTCACTTAGATTAGATCTCAACATAGACATAAGAAGAGTGAAATGGAAGGAACACTCCAAACTTCGAAGGCGAGTGATTGCTTGGATGCCAAGGATTACAACTTCACAACCCAACAACCCTAGATATCGAAATTGCCATGCCATCTACTTGTGGTTAATTCTCATGAGGTCTGTGCTAGCTTCTGTGGTACATTGCTTTCACTTTGATCTGCTATCTTTTCCATGATGTGGTTGTAGTTGAAGCATGGAGGTCAGgtcaaaagactaaaaaaagagagaaagaaatcacTTTGTGTGTTAAGAACGCAAGCGACCTTGTTAGTTAGTAGCTATTTGATGAAGGTTTGATCCagtcttttaatttctaatctgttcttatttttatttgaatcgtAATCCATGTCCTGTGATGCCTGTTTATTAGTCGAAACTGCTTTCGATTTATAATTTCCCCCTCACTATTCAACTATTTGATGACTAGTGTTAaatatagttataaaactctatTTAACAAgtcaattcaataataaatttgctCAACTAGAATTTGATGCGATAAAACCAGTTTCTgttcttaatataaaaacataatatttgttttttaaaattatagtttgaatgttttattaataCGCAATTCAACttgttaaatttatgatatgaaatttatatcattgattaataatatattattagatttgaataaaataatagaaataaccCGTTGATTATATAAGACTTCAAAGTTTGATCAATgatgtattattaaatttgattaaaataataaaaataatcaattaaattcaaatctaaTAGCAAAACCGAAATGTTGtaataaacaattatatttgcttgggtgtttttttttatcttgtttctaattttctaaataacaaataattttcttttacaaaTAAATAGAAGTTGATGCTATGTTTAAATCTTATTGCAATGTTTTTGTTGGTCTTAGAACGGACCAAGAAAAccaggggaaaaaaataaaataaaagaaaaggcttgCTTTAATTGCCATACCCCATTTTACCCTGAGTTTGCctcgcaaaaaaaaaagaaaaaagaaaaagaaaaaaggataatGTATTTGCCTCAATCACCTTCAAATGGTGATCTGTCCCTTTGACCTAAGCTTTCATTAACATAATATCAAGTCTTTATCCTACTAAAATAGGCAAAAGAGAACTGCAATAATCGAAGAAAATTGACAATCTTGAGAAATTTATGTTGAAAAGTCtgctaaaacataaaataattatgtttagttttaaaataattttttataattaaaaaaaataacacaggaAAACATTTTGATGCAAATATACCATGTCACTGAtctaatatatgtttttatcaaGTATTGAAACaagtttagattaaaaaaaagacttgattagaataataatttaaaactatgataacaaGAAATTTGACCCGTTCAATCAAACTTGGATTTACAAGCAGTTTTCATATACAAAGTCTTTGGGTGACTTATCAATGCTAggctaattttgtttttttttctaaatatttttgtttttattatttatttaagatttcATGCTATTTTTCTTTGTATCTAAGGATTCCGACTTTTGTTTCCTAGTCCATATCGATTTTTCTAACCTATAAAAAGCACTACAAACTTCTTTAGCAGACTTATTAattgagaaattaaataaaattttaaagtttgtgTTTAACCCTAATTCGGCCTAACTTCTGTCATTCGGGGCTTGTTATTGTCCTGTTATGCTTCCATCTACCTCACATGTCCTCTCAGCCTCCACGACCTTCATTCATCTCTTTTGATGGCATCCAGATGctaccttgattttttttttctcagctaATTTGGAtcattaaattgaaacaaaaatagtgaaattagaaaaatgaaCAGCCATGTTTCCCCTAGAACAAAGGACAAAACAGACGACCCTCATACTCAAGATTTCCAGTCCAGCCTATGAGAGAATAAATGATAGAACATGTATTTTGCAACTATAATAAATTTTGGAGACAAGAATTTTCGGAGTACTGCTACCAGTAACACAAACTCTACGGCTTCTAACAGTGATAGAATACATTCAAAATGATGGATTATCTCACATTGAAGCACTGCAAATTCTTTAACAGCATTCTAAAGCCCTACATGTTCCTCTCCTATAAAAAAAGGGTTATTACAGAAGTCCTCCACGGAACGTGCCATCATCCTCCAAGAGTAGCATAAAGCTCCTGCGATCCCAGAACAAGTTTTCCCAGCCAACTGTGGCTTCTCCTGTAACATGGCACATTATATGACCACCTTCATCAATACAAACACGCAGAGTTGCCTTCAATTAAGTGTATTCAAAGAAAGGAAGGCAGCCTACTCACTGAACATAAGGAAGACCATATGACTTCCTACTCGCACTTGATTGAACGGTAGATGTGGCGGACAAAGAACAAGGAAGCACGGAACCCAATACTGCCAAGCATGAGGAAGAAACCGTAACAAACACAGGCCATGTAGCCAAAGAAAAATGAGGTTTGCATGAAGCCGGACATATCTGATCTGGCATAGTAGTAATACAAGCAATAGCCATAAATGAACAGGCCAGTTGATCCACCACAGAGGAAAGACCTATGAAACACCAAATATATAAATGTGAGTGTCTAGACACATGTATCAGGCAATCAAGTATCGTTTTAAAGCATGACATCTTACAGAAAATACAAGCACATGCTGAGGATAAAAGGAAGCAAGCTTGGAGAGGGCATAAAGCCAAAATTCACGTTATGGCTTGAATATTTCCAGCAATTTAGATCTCAAGAGTgagaaacataattaaaaaaaatccaaaatttaactcaaatttagaaaaaacattaacaaaagtttttttctgTGGCTGAATGTGTGTATTTTTTGAGATAATAATGATTGGAAATGAATAAATAACCTCAGAGGTGTTAACTTCATAACAATCTAATAGCAAAACATACCTCCACCACCACTCATGGTCTTCAGCAGCAAGTTGGAAATATGTCAACGCCACTGTTATAAAAGCAGTGACAATCAAGAGAATGATGAAGACAATGAACAAGATGCTGTATATGGTGTAGATCCTGTGACCCCAAACACTGGCAAATATGTAGTAAAGTTCAATATATATTGCACTGAAAGGCAAGAATCCTGCCATGGCCATCTGAGGAAGTGTTTTCCGATACCAAGGCAACTGAGGAATCTCTCTGGGATATTTAGTGGTGCGGACAGGAGCCTGAAACTCAGCCTTGCTATTCTTCCCTGCAATCCCACCCAGTACCAGCAATGGTGTTGTTACCAGAGCCCAAATAAGAAATATCACCACTATTGTTCCAAATGGTAATGCTGCAGTGGCACTATATGCAATTGCAACAGTATTAAGAAAGCAAAAGGTGAGAAACAGAGGACCACAAAACAGGGCTCCAGTTAGCAACAAGTTCCTGACCTGCAACAACAAAATTCCAAATCTGTCAAGGATAACGTCTCGAAATTTGAATGGTAGTTTTCTAGAGTAGAGCAAGAGATGTTGCAATAATACAGAATAGGACTACAAGGACCAACGAATCCCAatgcaaacaaacaaaaaatacatcatTACAACAATGACTAATtaccatcaatatcattaaACAAATGAATACAGAAGGTGCTAGTTTTCAGAAAGACAACCAACATAAAATAATGAATTGCAGTCATATCTGTGTCTAGCATTACTTAGTTTCAGTGCATGTAAACTGATATATCTAACTGAAGTGTTGATCTCATTTTTAAAGACGTCTAAAAATCACATTTGAAATTTAATGCAAGCTTTCAGGTAGCAGTACACCATCAACTTTCAAGTccactcttttctttctttaggaAAGCTTGCTTTTTATAGCATCCAGTTGGTTCAGATATGATGAATGGGGAAAACAGTTTGCAAGCATTAGGTCATTTTCACCCCCTTTGGTAATGCTTAAACCAAATTTCACAAAACATTATCCCAAAACACACATTCTAAAGAAACATTGTAGTGTAGTGAAATTGAATCAGAAGAcattaaccttaaaaaaaaaaaatacagctatAACAAGTGTCAAGGACATGCCCGGGAATGATACATGCCAAGGCAGTAAAATAGGAATTAAAAAACCACTAACCCAATTTGTTCCTTCCAGTTGGCAAAAGAAAGAGGCTGCAGTGTAGCCTGCAATCCCAGCTGTCAGAGCATAAATGACAACCAGTGCAGTAAATAGAGCTCCACGATTATAAGGATAAAAGACACCAACAAGTGCAAGCACGAAAATGAAAATTGTGCTGCCAATGCACATATATAAGAAAAGTTAGCAGACTGCTAAGCAAcagaataattcaaaaaaatggatttgagacaaaaccaacaaaagCACAGCTTTGAAGTTGAACTTACAGGGTAAACAGCTGGGTGCCAGAGCCAACTGCTGCTGCAAGCAAAGACTTATACTTCGGATATCTAAATACATCACCATGGATGTACTTCCACCCAGTCTCTTCTTGGTCTTCAGCTGACTCCTCATCATGAGCATACCTATTACAAATGGGGAAtcagaaaataagaaaatgacaCAGTTTAAGCAGCATAAGCAGACATGTTTTAATAACTCAGTCATTGACATGTTCTTCTTACTTGACAAAATCGTTCTTCAGGACTCGCATGAGAATTGTGGCAAGAAAACCAGTCAAGAGGAGAACTGTCACACATGAGTTAATAATGGAAAACCAATGAATTTCCAAGTGATGAGGCAGTGAAGAAGACTGCGAATACTTCTCCATCCTTTTCTCAAATGGAATTTCTGTTTCCTTCCATTTAACTGAGTACATAAACTCCACATCAACTTCCTTATCTTCAGTCAGGTCCACAACATTGTTAAGATCAGATTGTGCAGTGATCTCAATGACACGATCCTTGTTGTAAAAGATGGTAAAGTGAAGATGCTTAAACAGGTAATATTTGTATTCACTAGGGTCATTCTTGCGTTCCTTATCAACTTTCCCTAAGAAACCCCAAATGGGCAAGTCGTCATAATACATTTGGAAGTAGTAGTCCTTGGAAACAACTTCCCGGAATTGAGCAACTTGCTCCTTTGTCAACCTCTTTCTGCAAGCAATTTCAGAGTCTTTGTCATTTAAAAAGTCAAGTTTGTATGGGGCAGTGACTAGACGATCACCATTCAACACTTCACCAAGGGCTTCCTTCTTGTCCTTTGTCGGACCTGTATTAAACATCATCAGTAAACTTCCACAGTAGAAACAGAAGCATTGAGAGCtggaataataataaagattgaCACATACCTGATGAACAGAAAGGAAGATCGAAATAGCGGTATGTTTCACTGTTAGAAGGAGATAACATCAGATAATCATGAGTAGGGAAAATATTGTGATATTTATAGAGGAGCTGTTAAAATCTcaatataataacaaaagatTGAGAATGTCTCAAGCACTAAACAAGTTTCCTATCTAATTCAAACTAATCCAGTTTGCTACCAGCCAAGACTTCTAAATCCAAGCAAGATACGCAAAGCACACATGAACTTagactaaaataattttacataagAATGATGGTTTTCTCATTGCTGAAAAGATCTGAGAATGTAGATCCAAGTTCAGCATCCacgaaataaaagtaaaaattctCTAAAATACCTAAACTTTTCTAGCTCACAAGAAACCACAAGAGAAAGGAACACCTCCTGAATCTCTAGACATTGTTCCAGTCTTCTATTGACTGCTCCTTCCTGCTTACAGATTTCTCTATCCAAATCAAACAATTTCATTTCCAAAATGCCACTAACCTCAGCATAAGATGGCCCACTTAATCAACTCCATGTATAATCATTAAGCCATACGAGATTCCCAACTTCATTAGTAACTAACTCATCTCTTTACCATGTTCAAGTTCCAATATTTAATCTTCCTTTACAGGAAACCAAATCACCGATCCAGTTCCACAGTAGTTTAGATCCAcgaaaatcaaagaaacaaacacaaataagagcaaaaaaaagagggggagtTCTTCAGAATCAGAACCTTAAATGCTAAAATCAAATTCTTCGAAACTCAACTTCACAATTTCATCTCCAATCCAAATCCCACAAATCTCATCTTCCAAGATCATAAAAAAAGCCTCAAACTTGAAGGTACCCCAGGAATTTACAACATTAAAACTGCAAGAATTGAAttctaaaattgaagaaaattggaTTACCTGGG encodes:
- the LOC133671179 gene encoding transmembrane 9 superfamily member 4; this translates as MEKKLVPCLVVSILIFCSVTHVRSDASDHRYKVGEDVPLYVNKVGPFHNPSETYRYFDLPFCSSGPTKDKKEALGEVLNGDRLVTAPYKLDFLNDKDSEIACRKRLTKEQVAQFREVVSKDYYFQMYYDDLPIWGFLGKVDKERKNDPSEYKYYLFKHLHFTIFYNKDRVIEITAQSDLNNVVDLTEDKEVDVEFMYSVKWKETEIPFEKRMEKYSQSSSLPHHLEIHWFSIINSCVTVLLLTGFLATILMRVLKNDFVKYAHDEESAEDQEETGWKYIHGDVFRYPKYKSLLAAAVGSGTQLFTLTIFIFVLALVGVFYPYNRGALFTALVVIYALTAGIAGYTAASFFCQLEGTNWVRNLLLTGALFCGPLFLTFCFLNTVAIAYSATAALPFGTIVVIFLIWALVTTPLLVLGGIAGKNSKAEFQAPVRTTKYPREIPQLPWYRKTLPQMAMAGFLPFSAIYIELYYIFASVWGHRIYTIYSILFIVFIILLIVTAFITVALTYFQLAAEDHEWWWRSFLCGGSTGLFIYGYCLYYYYARSDMSGFMQTSFFFGYMACVCYGFFLMLGSIGFRASLFFVRHIYRSIKCE